A DNA window from Deltaproteobacteria bacterium contains the following coding sequences:
- the cysT gene encoding sulfate ABC transporter permease subunit CysT, with the protein MKLIWKQKSVIPGFGLSLGFTLFYLGLIVLLPISTLFFKTGGMSGAEFVQAAASPRMMAAYRLTFGASLTAASINAVCGLLVAWVLVRYNFLGKRIVDVLVDLPFALPTAVAGIALTTIYAPNGMIGKWLTPLGVQTAFSPLGIVIALTFISFPFVVRTVQPVLKDLDMDMEEAAACMGAGRLKTFFYIIFPALLPALTTGFALAFARALGEYGSVIFIAGNMPMKTEIVPLLIVTKLEQYDDTGATAIAAVMLAISFVLLLAINGLQGWGERRKTA; encoded by the coding sequence ATGAAGCTCATCTGGAAACAAAAAAGCGTGATCCCCGGCTTTGGCCTCTCGCTGGGGTTCACCCTTTTTTACTTGGGCCTGATTGTTTTGCTCCCGATCTCCACCCTCTTTTTCAAGACGGGAGGGATGAGCGGAGCGGAGTTTGTGCAGGCGGCCGCCTCGCCGCGGATGATGGCCGCCTATCGGCTGACCTTCGGGGCATCCCTGACGGCCGCATCGATCAATGCCGTCTGCGGCCTTTTGGTCGCCTGGGTTCTGGTCCGGTACAATTTTTTGGGGAAACGGATTGTCGATGTCCTGGTCGACCTCCCCTTTGCCCTCCCGACGGCGGTGGCCGGCATTGCGCTGACGACAATTTACGCTCCCAACGGGATGATCGGCAAATGGCTGACTCCCTTGGGGGTCCAAACCGCCTTTTCTCCCCTGGGGATCGTCATTGCGCTGACCTTTATCAGCTTTCCGTTCGTGGTCCGAACCGTTCAGCCGGTTCTCAAGGATCTGGACATGGATATGGAAGAAGCCGCCGCCTGCATGGGGGCGGGACGTCTTAAGACATTCTTCTACATTATTTTTCCGGCCCTCTTGCCTGCTTTGACCACCGGATTTGCGCTGGCTTTTGCAAGGGCCCTGGGAGAATACGGGTCGGTCATTTTTATTGCGGGAAACATGCCGATGAAAACAGAAATCGTGCCGCTTCTCATCGTCACCAAACTGGAACAGTACGATGATACGGGGGCCACGGCGATTGCGGCGGTGATGCTCGCCATCTCATTTGTCCTTTTGCTTGCCATCAACGGGCTTCAGGGATGGGGTGAAAGGAGAAAGACAGCTTGA
- a CDS encoding DUF47 domain-containing protein, translated as MSLFPKTTEFFDLFEKAANNVLEGARLLEDFFADHNQLNVKVKKLEDTEHAGDQITHDTMERLNKTFVTPLDREDIHSLTSTLDDILDIIYGTANRMVYYKVPPPTTDMIAVVKILVRAVEEVTKAVLRLRNVKKPEMILAQCIEINRLENEADDGLRRAISNLFEREKDPIKLIKEKEILEMLESATDRCEDVANVIEAIVLKNA; from the coding sequence ATGTCCCTATTCCCGAAAACTACGGAATTTTTCGATCTCTTTGAAAAGGCGGCCAACAACGTTCTTGAAGGGGCGCGCCTGCTGGAGGATTTTTTCGCCGACCACAACCAACTCAACGTCAAGGTGAAAAAGCTGGAGGACACCGAGCATGCGGGCGACCAGATCACGCACGACACGATGGAACGGCTCAACAAGACCTTCGTCACGCCGCTTGACCGGGAAGACATCCACAGCCTCACAAGCACGCTGGACGACATCCTCGACATCATCTACGGCACCGCCAACCGGATGGTTTACTACAAGGTGCCCCCTCCCACCACCGACATGATCGCCGTTGTGAAAATTCTGGTCCGCGCCGTGGAAGAGGTGACCAAGGCGGTGCTTCGGCTCCGCAACGTGAAAAAACCGGAAATGATTCTGGCCCAGTGCATCGAGATTAATCGGCTGGAAAACGAGGCCGACGACGGCTTGAGGCGCGCCATTTCCAACCTTTTCGAGCGCGAAAAAGATCCCATCAAGCTCATCAAGGAAAAAGAGATCCTCGAAATGCTTGAGTCCGCCACCGACCGGTGCGAAGACGTCGCCAATGTCATCGAGGCCATCGTCCTGAAAAATGCCTGA
- a CDS encoding ABC transporter ATP-binding protein, protein MSIRIENLKKSFNGFTAVDNISFVVEKGEFVTLLGPSGSGKSTVLRCIAGLETPTSGRIEVKGEDVTRVPVQERKVGFVFQHFALFRNMNVLDNISFGLKVRGVKKGDRHDRARRLLGLVGLEGLEKRMPSQLSGGQRQRVALARALAPEPELLLLDEPFGALDTRLRKELRGWLKELHRRVQLTTLLVTHDQDEAFELSDRILVVNHGRVEQNAKPQNIFNAPATEFVAAFVGETNRIEGVVASGEVAWGHFRFKAVHLPQGTKVAVLFRPNDVYVTTYKERGGWPGRITGIRFLGATEVLEIEMDNGGRVTAHVPKGVAGLSGFVPGKQVFVLIAGAHVYAV, encoded by the coding sequence ATGAGCATTCGCATCGAAAATCTGAAAAAATCGTTCAACGGATTCACCGCCGTGGACAATATCTCCTTTGTCGTCGAAAAAGGGGAGTTTGTCACCCTTCTGGGGCCTTCCGGTTCAGGCAAATCAACGGTCCTCCGTTGTATCGCGGGACTCGAAACCCCGACGTCGGGGCGGATCGAGGTGAAGGGGGAGGATGTGACCCGGGTGCCGGTTCAGGAGCGGAAAGTCGGTTTCGTGTTCCAGCACTTCGCCCTTTTCCGGAATATGAATGTGCTGGACAATATCTCCTTCGGACTGAAAGTCCGGGGCGTCAAAAAGGGGGACAGGCATGACCGCGCCCGAAGGCTTTTGGGGCTCGTCGGTCTGGAGGGGCTGGAAAAAAGGATGCCCTCCCAGCTTTCCGGCGGCCAGCGGCAGAGGGTTGCCCTGGCGCGCGCATTGGCGCCCGAACCGGAGCTTCTTCTTTTGGATGAACCTTTCGGGGCGCTCGACACGCGGCTCCGCAAAGAATTGAGGGGCTGGCTGAAGGAGCTTCACCGGCGGGTTCAGCTGACAACCCTTTTGGTGACGCACGATCAAGACGAGGCCTTCGAGCTCTCCGACCGGATTTTGGTGGTCAACCACGGGCGGGTCGAGCAAAACGCAAAGCCGCAGAATATTTTCAACGCGCCGGCCACAGAATTCGTCGCGGCCTTTGTGGGGGAGACCAACCGGATTGAGGGGGTGGTCGCGAGCGGGGAGGTGGCTTGGGGACATTTCCGTTTCAAGGCCGTGCATCTGCCGCAAGGGACAAAGGTCGCCGTTCTCTTTCGCCCCAACGATGTCTATGTAACCACCTACAAGGAACGCGGCGGGTGGCCGGGACGGATCACCGGCATCCGTTTTTTGGGGGCGACCGAGGTTCTTGAGATCGAAATGGACAACGGGGGCCGGGTCACGGCCCATGTCCCCAAGGGGGTGGCCGGCTTGAGCGGCTTTGTGCCGGGCAAGCAGGTGTTTGTTCTGATCGCCGGGGCGCATGTGTACGCCGTTTGA
- the cysW gene encoding sulfate ABC transporter permease subunit CysW: MLRRAVLPTSVYPAVISEKKGTRTALTALALAVVFVLLILPLVTVFAAAFREGFWEYAGALFTPENLSAIRLTLIVAVISVPLNVLFGIAAAWAIAKFEFSGKRLLISLIDLPFSVSPVVSGLIFVLLFGVHGVFGPFLTAHDIRIIFAVPGIILTTIFVTFPFVARELIPLMQSQGNEEEEASLTLGANGWQTFLLITLPNIRWGLLFGVILLNARAMGEFGAVSVVSGHIRGLTTTMPLQVEILYNEYNFVGAFAVASLLGMLALVTLVLKALVEWKGKEE; the protein is encoded by the coding sequence ATGTTGCGACGCGCCGTTTTGCCGACATCCGTTTATCCGGCGGTCATCTCCGAAAAAAAGGGGACTCGAACGGCTTTGACCGCTCTTGCCCTTGCGGTTGTCTTTGTCCTTTTGATTTTGCCCCTGGTCACCGTTTTTGCCGCCGCCTTTCGGGAAGGTTTTTGGGAATATGCCGGCGCGCTCTTTACTCCCGAAAATCTTTCAGCCATCCGGTTGACCCTGATCGTGGCCGTCATTTCAGTCCCGTTGAATGTCCTCTTCGGCATTGCGGCGGCCTGGGCGATTGCCAAGTTTGAATTTTCGGGAAAACGGCTTCTCATTTCGCTGATCGATTTGCCGTTTTCCGTTTCTCCCGTTGTTTCGGGATTGATCTTTGTCCTGTTGTTCGGCGTCCACGGGGTTTTCGGCCCCTTTCTGACCGCCCATGACATCCGGATCATCTTCGCCGTTCCGGGCATTATCCTGACGACCATTTTTGTGACCTTTCCCTTCGTGGCGCGCGAATTGATTCCGCTCATGCAAAGCCAGGGCAACGAGGAAGAGGAGGCTTCGCTTACCCTGGGGGCCAACGGCTGGCAGACCTTTCTTCTGATCACCCTGCCGAACATCCGCTGGGGGCTCCTTTTCGGCGTGATTTTATTGAATGCGCGGGCGATGGGGGAGTTTGGAGCGGTTTCGGTCGTCTCGGGGCATATTCGCGGACTGACGACAACCATGCCCCTTCAGGTTGAAATCCTGTATAACGAATACAATTTTGTTGGGGCGTTTGCCGTGGCCTCCCTCCTGGGAATGTTGGCGTTGGTGACGCTTGTCTTAAAGGCGTTGGTCGAATGGAAAGGAAAGGAAGAATGA